The following are encoded in a window of Pseudomonas sp. St316 genomic DNA:
- the clpS gene encoding ATP-dependent Clp protease adapter ClpS produces the protein MHAVSQIRLTFNQDRPDLHDDDSAGIAVQEAKPALQAPPMYKVVLFNDDYTPMDFVVEVLEVFFNLNRELATKVMLAVHTEGRAVCGVFTRDIAETKAMQVNQYARESQHPLLCEIEKDG, from the coding sequence CAGGATCGCCCGGATCTACACGACGACGATTCCGCAGGCATTGCTGTTCAGGAAGCAAAGCCTGCACTACAGGCGCCACCGATGTACAAGGTGGTTTTGTTCAACGATGACTACACACCGATGGATTTCGTCGTCGAAGTGCTCGAGGTGTTTTTTAACCTGAATCGGGAGCTGGCGACCAAGGTCATGCTGGCCGTCCATACAGAGGGACGGGCAGTATGTGGAGTGTTTACCCGCGACATCGCCGAGACGAAGGCCATGCAGGTCAACCAGTACGCCCGGGAAAGCCAGCATCCGCTACTCTGTGAAATCGAGAAGGACGGTTAA